The following are from one region of the Geoalkalibacter subterraneus genome:
- a CDS encoding cytochrome c3 family protein: protein MLHGSEKKVCVLSLALILMLGTVMGWSGSADAAKRGFARQGCIDCHQDFEKEYLDKKNVHPVVKELKCEECHLPHGIVPKLLMKESGSKLCFTCHDREKMGMKEKVVHGALRSGECSSCHDPHASDHGALLKAQGKEVCFSCHDRTPYERRNVHAVIEETGCNACHKPHAASQLDLLTLEAVELCLSCHDKGKSSFQKSHGGYPVDQRSCTVCHDPHSSEQSVLLKSSIHSPTAEAMCDACHNPPASAEPFGVTQSGEGLCMGCHDAEEVEGADAVKHAPFEGGECLSCHDPHVSDHPTLLAATGNDLCFGCHDDKSGTRRYPHAPVQSERGCLSCHGAHSAEKPGLVDKSDGDLCYECHSGVKDDLAKLNQTHAPVDDDMCVTCHNPHGSSASGMLDGRADLICYQCHAELESEYVQRVVHQPVRSGSCTTCHNGHGGSDRSFLKAQGAELCADCHGSMLETGRGENLHEPFADNDCMTCHDPHASRHQGMLSQEQGALCAECHFDMEDGFVQARSTHQPAAEGECSKCHNPHKAALETLLRAPGVDLCLGCHTDMKEKFASQRVHSPADRDCLQCHKPHYAAEPSLTNEPLHQLCGQCHEPDSESFSRGHIGIKAADMNCNSCHNPHASKDPNYFKDVMHAPFAAGSCEPCHVVEKQ from the coding sequence ATGTTGCATGGATCGGAAAAAAAAGTCTGTGTATTAAGCCTGGCATTGATCCTGATGCTTGGCACGGTTATGGGTTGGAGCGGTTCTGCCGATGCGGCTAAAAGAGGCTTTGCCCGGCAGGGCTGCATCGACTGCCATCAGGATTTTGAAAAAGAATATCTGGATAAGAAAAATGTCCATCCGGTGGTCAAGGAGCTGAAGTGCGAAGAATGCCATCTGCCCCATGGCATCGTCCCGAAACTGCTGATGAAGGAATCGGGCAGTAAGCTCTGCTTCACCTGCCATGATCGGGAGAAGATGGGGATGAAAGAAAAGGTGGTGCATGGCGCTCTGCGCAGTGGAGAATGCAGCAGCTGCCATGACCCCCATGCCTCGGACCACGGCGCGTTGCTGAAAGCGCAGGGGAAGGAGGTCTGCTTCAGCTGCCATGATCGGACCCCTTACGAGCGCAGGAATGTGCATGCGGTGATTGAGGAAACGGGCTGCAATGCCTGCCATAAGCCCCATGCTGCGTCCCAGCTGGATCTGCTGACCCTGGAGGCGGTCGAGCTTTGCCTCTCCTGTCACGACAAGGGTAAATCCTCCTTCCAGAAAAGCCATGGCGGATACCCGGTCGACCAGAGGTCGTGTACCGTCTGCCATGATCCCCATTCATCCGAACAGAGCGTGCTGCTCAAAAGCAGTATTCACTCACCGACCGCCGAAGCCATGTGCGATGCCTGTCATAATCCCCCTGCCTCTGCCGAACCTTTCGGTGTCACGCAGAGCGGCGAAGGGTTGTGCATGGGCTGTCACGACGCTGAAGAGGTGGAGGGGGCCGACGCGGTCAAGCATGCGCCTTTCGAAGGCGGAGAATGCCTGAGTTGTCACGACCCCCATGTGTCGGATCACCCCACTCTGCTGGCCGCGACCGGCAATGACCTGTGCTTCGGCTGCCACGATGACAAAAGCGGCACCAGGCGCTACCCCCATGCGCCGGTTCAGTCCGAACGCGGCTGCCTCTCCTGTCACGGCGCCCATTCGGCCGAAAAACCCGGTCTGGTGGATAAGAGCGACGGCGACCTGTGCTACGAATGTCATTCCGGCGTGAAGGATGATCTGGCCAAGCTTAACCAGACCCATGCACCGGTGGATGATGATATGTGCGTCACCTGCCACAACCCGCACGGCTCAAGCGCGAGCGGCATGCTCGACGGCCGCGCGGACCTGATCTGTTACCAGTGCCACGCGGAGCTGGAGAGCGAATATGTTCAGCGCGTGGTTCACCAGCCGGTGCGGTCCGGCAGCTGCACCACCTGTCATAATGGCCACGGCGGGAGTGACCGCAGTTTTCTGAAGGCTCAAGGAGCTGAATTGTGTGCAGATTGCCACGGCTCCATGCTGGAAACCGGTCGTGGCGAGAACCTGCATGAACCCTTTGCCGACAACGACTGCATGACCTGTCACGATCCCCATGCCAGCCGTCACCAGGGGATGCTGAGTCAGGAGCAGGGAGCGCTCTGCGCCGAATGTCATTTTGATATGGAAGACGGATTCGTCCAGGCGCGAAGCACTCATCAGCCTGCTGCCGAGGGCGAGTGCAGCAAGTGCCACAACCCGCACAAGGCGGCGTTGGAGACCCTGCTGCGGGCACCGGGCGTCGATCTGTGCCTGGGCTGTCATACGGACATGAAGGAGAAATTCGCTTCGCAGCGTGTGCATTCGCCTGCGGACCGCGATTGCCTGCAGTGCCACAAGCCCCATTACGCTGCGGAACCTTCATTGACCAACGAGCCGCTCCATCAACTGTGCGGGCAGTGCCATGAACCGGATTCCGAATCTTTCAGCCGGGGGCATATCGGGATCAAGGCCGCTGACATGAACTGCAATTCCTGTCACAACCCGCATGCATCCAAAGACCCGAATTATTTCAAGGATGTCATGCACGCACCCTTTGCGGCCGGCTCCTGCGAACCCTGCCATGTTGTCGAGAAGCAGTGA
- a CDS encoding cytochrome c3 family protein yields the protein MRLHNQRIFMLIVFLASLSVASMAAAQGKFKLAEGARGKMCLECHETFSDVMKKKHIHSPLAEGNCTGCHSPHTTDHGRLMAADANSICQSCHEDIVPQDAASTHQVVLEGNCTLCHDPHASNNRNNLIEAGSALCFGCHVELGEDIADNRYPHTPVQQDCLTCHNPHASQDNDHLLTASAPALCVECHDTSKGTFKDLHMGYPVETADCSSCHNPHGSGQKSILHDVVHEPVSNRMCKQCHDAPDSAEPFALIRDSYELCRGCHYDMVNETFNQERIHWPLVDGAGCINCHSPHASSVTGLLEKPMLELCGTCHADTVSRQERSQTPHPPIAEGECATCHSVHSSNNMFLLNNASSFDLCGECHEWQTHSTHPIGEGIVDPRNRNMELDCMSCHRTHGTEYKHFIYYETINDLCVQCHTKYRR from the coding sequence ATGAGACTGCATAATCAACGGATATTCATGCTGATTGTCTTTTTGGCCTCCCTGTCGGTTGCCTCCATGGCCGCTGCACAGGGGAAATTCAAGCTCGCTGAAGGCGCACGCGGCAAGATGTGCCTTGAATGCCATGAGACATTCTCGGATGTAATGAAGAAAAAACACATTCATTCCCCGCTGGCTGAAGGCAACTGCACGGGTTGCCACAGCCCCCACACCACTGATCACGGGCGCCTGATGGCGGCTGATGCCAACAGCATCTGCCAGAGCTGCCACGAGGATATCGTGCCGCAGGATGCCGCAAGCACCCACCAGGTTGTGCTTGAGGGCAACTGCACCCTGTGTCACGACCCTCATGCCTCCAATAACCGCAACAACCTGATCGAGGCCGGCAGCGCGCTATGCTTCGGCTGCCACGTCGAACTGGGCGAGGATATCGCCGACAACCGCTACCCGCATACGCCGGTGCAGCAGGATTGCCTGACCTGTCATAATCCCCATGCGTCGCAGGACAACGACCATCTGCTAACCGCAAGTGCCCCGGCCTTGTGTGTGGAGTGCCACGATACGAGCAAGGGAACTTTCAAGGACCTCCACATGGGCTATCCCGTGGAAACGGCGGATTGTTCCTCCTGCCACAATCCGCATGGCTCCGGGCAGAAGTCGATCCTGCACGACGTGGTGCATGAACCGGTCAGCAACCGCATGTGCAAGCAGTGCCATGACGCGCCGGATTCAGCCGAGCCGTTTGCGCTGATCAGAGACAGCTACGAACTCTGCCGGGGCTGCCATTACGACATGGTCAACGAGACCTTCAACCAGGAGCGGATTCACTGGCCGCTGGTGGATGGCGCCGGCTGCATCAACTGCCATTCGCCCCATGCCTCGTCCGTGACGGGACTGCTCGAAAAGCCGATGCTGGAGCTGTGCGGCACGTGCCACGCGGATACCGTTTCGCGCCAGGAGCGATCTCAGACGCCACATCCGCCCATTGCTGAAGGTGAATGCGCGACCTGCCACTCGGTGCACAGCTCCAACAACATGTTCCTGCTCAACAACGCCTCTTCCTTCGATCTGTGCGGGGAGTGCCACGAATGGCAGACCCACTCGACGCATCCCATCGGCGAAGGCATTGTCGACCCGCGCAATCGTAATATGGAACTGGACTGCATGAGCTGCCACCGGACTCACGGCACGGAATACAAGCATTTCATCTATTACGAAACCATCAACGACCTGTGTGTCCAATGCCACACCAAATATCGGAGGTAA
- a CDS encoding NHL repeat-containing protein: MKAARLILITVFALLVALPCWSSEQVRLKYVGTIYTDESGVQLKSPEGVTVTDNFIYVADSGNQRILRYELSDGRPVSETIFPVAKSYPLMVRPDSKGNMYVLDGKNRRIDLLSPEGAPRGSLDPKGLPDDGKVVPRSFALGGDGTIYLLDIFSQRVLVLDGRGQFVRGIPFPPKHGFFSDVTVDRQGNVYLLDSVEAVVYRAFKGEEEFSALSESMKDLMNFPTSIAVDNSGRIYLLDQYGSGLAVVSSDGSFLGHKLSMGWSDGMLYYPSQISIDQEGNVFIADRNNNRVQHFSVVD; this comes from the coding sequence ATGAAAGCAGCCCGTTTGATCCTGATCACGGTTTTCGCTCTCCTGGTCGCATTGCCGTGCTGGTCGTCCGAACAGGTCAGGTTGAAATACGTCGGGACCATCTATACCGATGAATCCGGAGTGCAGTTGAAGTCTCCGGAGGGGGTCACCGTGACTGACAACTTCATCTATGTCGCCGACAGCGGAAACCAGCGGATTCTGCGCTATGAACTCAGTGACGGAAGACCTGTGTCGGAAACCATCTTTCCGGTGGCTAAATCCTACCCGCTGATGGTGCGCCCCGATTCCAAGGGGAACATGTATGTGCTGGACGGCAAGAATCGCCGGATCGACCTGCTCAGTCCCGAAGGCGCACCCCGCGGCAGCCTGGACCCCAAGGGCCTGCCTGATGACGGCAAGGTCGTCCCCCGCAGTTTTGCTCTTGGCGGCGACGGAACCATCTACCTGCTCGACATCTTCTCGCAAAGGGTGTTGGTGCTTGATGGGAGAGGGCAGTTTGTCCGCGGGATCCCGTTTCCCCCCAAGCATGGCTTCTTCTCCGATGTCACGGTGGACCGGCAGGGCAATGTTTATCTGCTCGACAGCGTCGAAGCGGTTGTTTATCGGGCATTCAAAGGCGAGGAGGAGTTTTCCGCCCTGTCCGAAAGCATGAAGGACCTCATGAATTTCCCGACCAGCATTGCGGTCGACAATTCAGGGCGCATCTATCTGCTCGATCAGTATGGCAGCGGATTGGCGGTGGTCAGCAGTGATGGGTCTTTCCTGGGGCATAAACTGTCTATGGGATGGAGTGACGGGATGCTCTATTACCCCTCGCAGATCAGCATCGACCAGGAGGGAAATGTCTTTATCGCCGACCGCAACAACAACCGCGTGCAGCATTTTTCCGTGGTGGATTGA
- a CDS encoding cytochrome c3 family protein, whose product MDVSPRPMTTAQCGSCHPGQFSDLKARGGGHRLDCRQCHEVFHVPRRSEDEFVNRMPRCAGCHGHPHENIEMPCFSCHRNAHAPTVPIKNDLLKDTCQQCHPQAAGILNEGSNAHGAMSCDACHIEEHRMIPDCFQCHVPHYPSQDKEQCMNCHQPHRPRSGELPIAADTQSCKSCHSSVYAVWARTPSRHGDWACSVCHVRHGEALACRDCHDPPHETAMLEKFKRCTGCHFDPHDPSTTR is encoded by the coding sequence ATGGACGTCTCCCCCCGACCCATGACGACGGCCCAGTGCGGGAGTTGCCATCCGGGCCAGTTTTCCGATCTGAAAGCCCGCGGCGGCGGGCATCGCCTCGACTGCCGCCAGTGTCACGAAGTTTTTCATGTCCCGCGGCGCAGCGAAGACGAATTTGTCAATCGAATGCCACGCTGTGCCGGATGTCATGGGCATCCCCATGAAAATATCGAGATGCCCTGCTTCTCATGCCACCGCAACGCCCATGCGCCGACGGTGCCAATTAAAAACGATCTGTTGAAAGACACCTGCCAACAATGTCATCCGCAAGCCGCGGGGATCTTGAATGAAGGCTCAAACGCCCACGGCGCAATGAGTTGCGACGCCTGTCACATTGAAGAACATAGAATGATTCCAGATTGTTTCCAGTGTCACGTTCCCCATTATCCTTCTCAGGATAAAGAACAATGCATGAACTGCCACCAGCCGCACCGCCCTCGAAGCGGTGAGTTGCCCATCGCTGCTGATACGCAGTCCTGCAAGAGTTGTCACAGCTCGGTTTACGCCGTATGGGCAAGAACTCCCAGCCGACACGGAGACTGGGCCTGTTCCGTCTGTCATGTCCGTCACGGGGAGGCGCTGGCCTGCCGCGACTGCCATGATCCGCCGCATGAGACTGCCATGCTGGAAAAATTTAAAAGGTGCACCGGATGCCATTTCGACCCTCACGATCCCTCGACAACCCGATAA
- a CDS encoding tetratricopeptide repeat protein, whose translation MPFRPSRSLDNPIKKTLQVVRILSALVFFCVLCLSTSNAVAEDLEEVRRMAEHGSHPFQLRLWEVYSRGEGVARDEQQAMRWLTRAAEGGYGPAQNVLGVYTLEHARYRSDIERARHWLEKAAANRQAEAQYGLGLLYLEGAQGLRADINNALHWLQMAADAGYGDALYVLGWIYEKGRGVEVDRERAFELFSAAARKNHPGATHQMGRIALEQDAPDAAAQALAWFQRAADSGEADALNDLAVLFLRHQGRIGEQSASRDLILSWLRQAAKADSDVASYNLWRLYVRGMITPSSEKELVQWLHTAARQGESGAQRQLGCLWRECAVFPQHVSDYGCRRMADYWLALAEGEKTLQSLAEPQPECTTPTAPGGEVEEGELEQVAEDSVVFSFSMKSSFE comes from the coding sequence ATGCCATTTCGACCCTCACGATCCCTCGACAACCCGATAAAGAAGACTCTCCAGGTGGTGCGGATTCTGTCGGCCCTGGTCTTTTTCTGCGTCCTGTGTCTTTCCACGTCCAATGCCGTGGCGGAAGATCTGGAGGAGGTCCGGCGCATGGCTGAGCACGGCAGCCACCCCTTTCAGCTGCGCTTGTGGGAGGTCTATTCCCGGGGTGAAGGGGTCGCGCGCGATGAACAGCAGGCCATGCGGTGGCTGACAAGGGCCGCCGAGGGCGGATATGGACCCGCGCAGAACGTCCTGGGTGTTTACACCCTCGAACATGCACGCTACCGCAGCGATATTGAGCGCGCCAGGCATTGGCTGGAAAAAGCGGCAGCAAACCGGCAGGCGGAAGCTCAGTATGGGCTGGGACTTCTCTACCTGGAAGGTGCTCAGGGCCTGCGCGCCGACATTAACAACGCCCTGCACTGGCTGCAGATGGCGGCAGACGCAGGCTATGGCGATGCCCTGTATGTCCTGGGATGGATATACGAAAAAGGACGTGGTGTTGAGGTGGACAGAGAGCGGGCATTTGAATTGTTCTCAGCCGCTGCCCGGAAAAATCACCCAGGCGCCACGCACCAGATGGGGCGCATCGCGCTGGAGCAGGACGCTCCAGATGCTGCAGCACAAGCTCTGGCATGGTTTCAGCGCGCCGCCGATTCGGGAGAGGCGGATGCCCTGAACGACCTGGCGGTGCTTTTCCTTCGGCACCAGGGCCGCATTGGCGAACAATCGGCGAGTCGGGATCTTATCCTCTCCTGGCTGCGTCAGGCGGCCAAAGCTGATAGCGATGTGGCTTCGTATAACCTGTGGCGCCTTTATGTCCGCGGCATGATAACGCCCTCAAGCGAAAAAGAGCTTGTTCAGTGGCTGCATACCGCAGCCCGCCAGGGAGAGAGCGGCGCACAGCGGCAGCTGGGGTGCCTGTGGCGTGAATGCGCGGTTTTCCCTCAGCATGTGAGTGACTACGGCTGTCGCCGGATGGCGGATTACTGGCTGGCGTTGGCGGAGGGAGAAAAGACCTTGCAGTCGCTGGCTGAGCCCCAGCCGGAATGTACCACCCCGACCGCCCCCGGGGGAGAAGTTGAGGAGGGTGAACTGGAGCAGGTGGCGGAAGACTCAGTGGTTTTCAGCTTTTCGATGAAGAGTAGCTTTGAATAG
- a CDS encoding putative bifunctional diguanylate cyclase/phosphodiesterase: MLIRSSKILIVDDEERIRSGLSAVLLQAGYEIACAANGRDATTLLSKKDFGLALLDINLPDVSGQQVLDFIRRRQIDTSVIMVSGESTFEQATAALRKGAADFIAKPYDPQKLLDTVSAVLKKRQRKKEYLKIQERLQGSEELHRFIVDNSPDLIFMLDDQGYFSFLNEKSRQFLGCQGEDFLGRHFSEIVLSQDFEKVSQAFRYLNRGGHQATRSMELRLRPRNGGEVRHVEVWAISVEMNSLGVYATQRDQGRPMVGIYGVARDISDRKQSEELRRYHLYHDQLTNLPNRALFTDRLQIALGQARRKKQQLAVMFLDIDRFKMINDSLGHLAGDELLQKVAQRLKESLREGDTLARISGDEFTLLAPDIGGVDAADIICRKIQSVFEQPFQLHGQTVRVTFSIGYAVYPHHGQTREMLLKNADLAMYRIKGKGRNGHCCFTEEMNRINSYHFDIENSLHRAIENNELRLFYQPQLDLSTHKVVGVEALVRWEHPVRGLLYPSEFIPVAEQTKLICSIGNWVLEQACRDAVRLAEAGYSDLKMAINVSAQQLELGHFDRDFLNILGKFPLDPTRLEIEITESNLMQDMDKSMRILTTLATHDVRIAVDDFGTGYSSLSYLQTLPIHTLKIDRSFVRNIVPGGEGQNTIITAILAIAKGLDLNFIAEGVETGVQDAYLREAGCLQAQGFHYSQPIGFNKLLAFLEHWNPQRNSTNSKISPIQSYSSSKS; encoded by the coding sequence ATGTTGATTCGATCCTCGAAAATTCTGATCGTCGATGATGAAGAAAGAATCCGCTCGGGCCTGAGTGCGGTTTTACTGCAGGCCGGCTACGAGATCGCCTGCGCGGCGAACGGCCGCGACGCGACGACCCTGCTGAGCAAAAAAGATTTCGGCCTGGCGCTTCTCGATATCAACCTGCCCGACGTCAGCGGACAGCAGGTTCTTGATTTCATCCGGCGCCGCCAGATCGACACCTCCGTCATCATGGTCAGCGGCGAATCGACCTTCGAACAGGCCACCGCCGCACTGCGCAAGGGTGCTGCAGACTTTATCGCCAAGCCTTACGACCCCCAGAAACTTCTCGACACAGTCTCCGCCGTACTCAAAAAACGTCAACGCAAAAAAGAGTATCTCAAGATCCAGGAGCGGCTGCAGGGATCGGAAGAGCTGCACCGCTTCATCGTGGACAACTCTCCCGATCTTATTTTCATGCTGGACGATCAGGGCTACTTCTCTTTTCTCAACGAGAAATCCCGCCAGTTTCTCGGTTGCCAGGGCGAGGATTTTCTCGGGAGGCATTTTTCTGAAATCGTACTCAGCCAGGATTTCGAAAAAGTGTCCCAGGCGTTCCGCTACCTCAACCGCGGCGGCCATCAGGCCACCCGCAGCATGGAACTCAGGCTGCGACCGCGCAACGGGGGAGAAGTCCGCCATGTGGAAGTTTGGGCCATTTCAGTTGAGATGAACTCTCTCGGCGTGTACGCGACCCAGCGCGACCAGGGCCGCCCCATGGTCGGGATATACGGCGTGGCCCGCGATATCAGCGACCGCAAACAGTCTGAGGAACTGCGCCGCTACCATCTCTACCACGATCAACTGACCAACCTGCCCAACCGTGCCCTGTTCACCGACCGGTTACAGATTGCCCTCGGCCAGGCCAGGCGCAAAAAACAGCAGTTGGCCGTCATGTTCCTCGACATCGACCGTTTCAAGATGATCAACGATTCCCTGGGCCACCTCGCCGGCGATGAGCTGCTGCAGAAAGTTGCCCAGCGCCTCAAGGAGAGCCTGCGCGAAGGCGACACCCTGGCGCGCATCAGCGGCGACGAATTTACACTGCTGGCGCCGGATATCGGCGGGGTCGATGCGGCCGACATCATCTGTCGCAAAATCCAGTCTGTTTTCGAGCAGCCTTTCCAGCTCCATGGTCAAACCGTCAGAGTCACGTTCAGTATTGGTTATGCGGTCTATCCTCATCACGGGCAGACCAGGGAAATGCTGCTAAAAAATGCCGACCTGGCGATGTATCGGATCAAAGGAAAAGGACGGAACGGGCACTGCTGTTTCACGGAGGAGATGAACAGAATCAACTCCTACCACTTCGACATCGAAAATTCCCTGCATCGCGCCATCGAAAACAATGAACTGAGGCTCTTCTACCAGCCGCAGCTCGATCTAAGCACGCACAAGGTCGTGGGGGTGGAGGCTCTGGTCAGGTGGGAGCATCCAGTTCGCGGTCTTCTTTATCCCAGCGAATTCATCCCTGTCGCCGAACAGACCAAACTGATCTGCTCCATCGGCAACTGGGTTCTGGAACAGGCCTGCCGTGATGCCGTCAGACTTGCCGAAGCAGGCTATTCCGACCTCAAAATGGCGATCAACGTTTCAGCCCAGCAGCTGGAGTTGGGGCACTTCGATCGAGACTTTCTCAATATTCTCGGCAAATTTCCTCTCGACCCCACCCGCCTTGAAATCGAAATCACCGAAAGCAACCTGATGCAGGACATGGACAAGTCCATGCGTATTCTTACGACTCTTGCGACCCATGACGTACGTATCGCAGTGGACGATTTCGGCACCGGCTACTCTTCGCTGAGCTATCTGCAGACACTGCCGATCCATACCCTGAAGATCGATCGCTCATTCGTGAGGAACATCGTCCCCGGCGGCGAGGGGCAGAACACCATCATCACTGCCATTCTGGCCATCGCCAAAGGCCTGGACCTTAATTTTATCGCCGAGGGGGTGGAAACCGGCGTCCAGGATGCCTACCTGCGCGAGGCCGGCTGCCTTCAGGCCCAGGGGTTCCACTACTCCCAACCGATCGGATTCAACAAACTGCTTGCTTTCCTCGAACACTGGAATCCACAGCGGAATTCGACGAATTCAAAAATCTCCCCTATTCAAAGCTACTCTTCATCGAAAAGCTGA
- a CDS encoding HDOD domain-containing protein codes for MEYAEVHIEEIPSVPQVLLELLRLFHQSTVEFGDIAHIIEQDPVISAKILHIANTSFYRQWSEIKHIRRLLVVMGIDEVRHIAVTSAIYQYFSQFSEHQEDIVTAIWARSLLCGHITQELARLVGYPFPDEAYTTGLLSRFGQLVLLKNHPESYLDILFMDDPDSAVERAEKKLFNASHAQVGAAVIRQWPLHPFVADAILFQNTPQAALSDASNLVKLLNLAARLTQSVLHGPDTPDTRPHDDLFGLDEALLAECRDCARRTVLECAQQFGIHSSLIFPSTDKPNREEKTATHQQMRHKLSQYVRHAALTGSSELDASPADTPEQIFDRIRQELTIAFGLQDIHFLTYDEENHSLHPLSTVDDGQDLLRELHINVDKSASLAARALKTGRIHCTFDSVEEDDPAAVIDQQLCRLLHQDGLLFLPLRDGEKFLGVLFAGVSEPRWRRIKPPAIGIELFSQHISRYMARALRLLDIHRKMLTDQQEEMRVEARKLAHEINNPLSIINTYLFALTTKLGENHAASDEISVIREEILRIGGILARLRDLGTATEDEKSPLQLNQTIEDLIKLFNQTLFKGKVIQTEISLDDRIPPLAIGSAAVKQILINLVRNAVEALPDDGLLRITTRDGIYKNGQVFVGMKIEDNGPGIPPDILKNLFQPVVSTKKDHSGLGLSIVKNLVDRMGGEISCVSDPETGTIFDILMPRRTVDTDSSNESGDVSDPREE; via the coding sequence ATGGAATATGCAGAGGTCCACATCGAGGAAATCCCCTCCGTTCCGCAGGTTCTGCTGGAGCTATTGCGTCTTTTCCACCAATCGACGGTGGAATTTGGCGATATCGCCCACATCATCGAACAAGATCCGGTTATTTCCGCCAAAATCCTGCATATCGCCAATACCTCCTTCTATCGCCAGTGGTCAGAAATCAAGCATATCCGCCGCCTGCTGGTGGTCATGGGCATCGATGAAGTCCGCCATATCGCGGTCACCAGCGCTATTTACCAGTATTTCAGTCAATTTTCCGAACATCAGGAGGATATCGTCACCGCGATCTGGGCGCGCTCGCTGCTCTGTGGGCATATCACCCAGGAGCTGGCCCGTCTGGTCGGCTATCCCTTTCCTGATGAAGCTTATACAACCGGCCTGCTCTCCCGTTTCGGCCAGCTTGTGCTGCTGAAGAACCACCCGGAGAGCTATCTCGATATCCTTTTCATGGACGATCCGGATTCGGCCGTGGAGCGGGCCGAGAAAAAACTTTTCAACGCATCTCATGCGCAGGTCGGCGCCGCGGTGATCCGGCAGTGGCCGCTGCACCCTTTCGTCGCCGACGCGATTCTGTTCCAGAATACTCCTCAGGCCGCCTTGAGCGATGCATCGAATCTGGTCAAGCTGCTTAATCTGGCGGCAAGACTGACCCAGAGCGTGCTGCACGGGCCGGACACCCCGGACACCCGCCCTCATGACGACCTGTTCGGACTGGATGAAGCGCTACTGGCTGAATGCCGCGACTGCGCACGGAGAACGGTTCTTGAGTGCGCCCAGCAGTTCGGCATCCATTCGAGTCTGATCTTCCCTTCAACCGACAAACCCAACCGGGAAGAGAAAACCGCGACGCACCAGCAGATGCGGCACAAACTTTCGCAGTACGTACGCCATGCAGCCCTGACCGGAAGCAGTGAACTCGATGCGTCTCCGGCCGACACCCCCGAGCAGATCTTCGATCGCATCCGGCAGGAGCTGACCATCGCCTTTGGGTTGCAGGATATCCACTTCCTGACTTACGACGAAGAGAATCACTCGCTTCACCCCCTGTCGACAGTGGATGATGGGCAGGATTTATTGCGCGAGCTTCATATCAATGTCGACAAATCAGCCAGCCTTGCCGCCAGGGCCCTGAAAACAGGCCGGATCCACTGCACCTTCGATTCCGTGGAGGAGGACGATCCCGCCGCTGTCATCGATCAGCAGCTCTGCCGTCTGCTTCATCAGGACGGCCTGCTGTTTTTGCCCCTGCGCGACGGGGAAAAATTTCTCGGCGTCCTTTTCGCAGGGGTTTCGGAACCGCGCTGGCGACGCATAAAACCGCCCGCCATTGGTATTGAGCTGTTTTCGCAGCATATTTCGCGCTACATGGCGCGCGCCCTGAGGCTGCTGGACATCCACCGCAAAATGCTCACCGATCAGCAGGAGGAGATGCGGGTTGAAGCCCGCAAGCTGGCTCACGAAATCAACAATCCTCTCTCCATCATCAACACCTACCTGTTTGCCTTGACCACCAAGCTTGGCGAGAATCACGCTGCATCGGATGAGATTTCCGTCATCCGCGAAGAAATCCTGCGTATCGGCGGCATACTTGCCCGGCTCAGAGATCTCGGCACAGCAACAGAGGATGAAAAGAGCCCCCTGCAACTCAACCAGACGATTGAGGATCTGATCAAACTCTTCAATCAGACCCTGTTCAAGGGGAAAGTGATTCAGACTGAAATTTCTCTCGATGATCGCATCCCGCCTCTGGCCATCGGCAGCGCCGCGGTCAAACAAATTCTGATAAACCTTGTCAGAAACGCCGTGGAAGCTCTGCCGGACGACGGGCTGCTGCGGATTACGACCCGCGACGGGATCTATAAGAACGGGCAGGTCTTCGTGGGGATGAAAATTGAAGATAATGGTCCGGGAATTCCTCCGGACATTCTGAAAAATTTATTTCAGCCTGTGGTCAGCACCAAAAAAGATCACAGCGGACTGGGCCTGTCCATCGTCAAAAACCTGGTCGATCGCATGGGTGGGGAAATCTCTTGCGTCAGCGACCCGGAGACCGGAACCATTTTCGACATTCTGATGCCACGCCGGACAGTAGACACAGATTCCAGCAATGAAAGTGGCGATGTCTCCGATCCACGGGAAGAATGA
- the rpsU gene encoding 30S ribosomal protein S21, with the protein MEIKVYDDNLAKAMKVMKRKLQQDGFFRDMKRRRFYEKPSVRRKRKEAEAARRLRKKARKMARFSSRF; encoded by the coding sequence ATGGAGATCAAGGTCTATGACGACAATCTGGCCAAAGCAATGAAAGTGATGAAACGCAAGCTGCAGCAGGACGGCTTCTTCCGCGACATGAAGCGTCGCCGCTTCTATGAGAAGCCCAGCGTCCGCCGCAAGCGCAAAGAGGCGGAGGCTGCACGTCGCCTGCGCAAAAAAGCACGCAAAATGGCGCGTTTCAGCAGCCGTTTCTAA